The genome window catagttacccatcttgacaacaccaaagtttccagacctgtatgtagcaaaaaactctctccgaggtgtagcatgataagaagcacctgtgtcaatcacccactcaagatcctgacacacacaagaaaaaatatcatcagaaggagacaaaatcaaataatcaccaccctgcactgtagctgtagtattatcctttgactctgtagactccacttatttttcctttttcttgttcttcttaggttgcttacattggttcttgtaatatcatttctcaccacagttatagcaaacaatatcttttcttgatcttgacttgctcctacccatacatgaattgcttctagactttgacattcctctattctctgagataagtgcttgtaaatcattctgagatgttgctgaactctttcttctaactcctcattcaacaaactgcttgttacttgactcatagtgataataccattggtgcagaattactgagggaaaccaccagtgtcttccaactttctggtaatgaactgagaagtaacaatgcctgtaacttatcatcaagagacattttcatagaggataactggttagtaatactctgtatttcattcaaatgctcagcaatagaagcaccctctttatattttaggttcacaagttttctgatcaaaaaagctttgttgccggctgtttttctttcatagagactttccatttttttccaaagagaatatgcagaaatttcagtagaaacatggtgaaagacactatcatcaagccactatctaataaactcaattgtttttcgatctaacctcttccactcatcatctgtcatagttgtaggttttgcactatccccctgcaaaggtccatacaaatctttgcaatacaagagatctttcattcttggttttcatatcatccaattatttccattcaaactaatcatgcgagaaatattactggcctccatgttcaaatacaaaaattaaatcaccaaaaccccgctctgacaccagttgatggggatataaacaggaataacctttgtataggaacaaatactagaagaccaaaatacgtagcggaataaaatggaaacacaatcaaacaaaacactaagatatacgtggaaaaccccttcaatgtgaagggtaaaaatcacggggcaaactagagataatccactatgagaataatgaatgtacaaatctcaatctcttgcccaaaaccctagcaataaccataagagaataattgggatacaaggatcacgtcactgcccacaatatctaaaacctcccaagtaatcacagcaagagcctactgtagatttgatctaacctgagatgagaacactactagatgtttgagaacagtctctctgcgttgtccttgtcttcttccctttctttctcttccttttctgccttgttctccttcttctctttggaatctcgtggcttcaaagatctgcctcgttgctacctttttatagctttaatctgcctctaaaacgtagccaccacaccccctaatcttaattagggttaggttaagagggggtgtgggctgtgggctgataaagcccacatgggctgaatatgggccatcagcccaacacatCCTTCATCCATCTACCTATATGGGTAAGAATTCAAGATAGATGATTTATGAGTTATCGTTATCTCTTATTACCCACATGGACAAAAAGTTAATGAAAGACTATTATAGATAATTAAAAGTTGTTTtcctataaatattttatgaaattttttttcctttacgatCAAAGTATAAAAGTTCATCttcaacataataaaaaaaattattattttttaattatttttttactattcACATCTATACTTATATACCTCATACTACTAACTTGAAAATCAGATAAAAAAAACTCTTTCGAATTTCTTAcaaaagagaaagaatttatGTCTAAAatgcaaaataaatatttttttcatgtatTTTTATAACGTTAATATAAAtctcttaataataaattatatatggATGCCAACAAATAAAATAGATTACACATTCTATTGAAAGTTCTGACGGCAGGACCGAACTCTCACCGTTCCGTCTCTTTCCATGTGTTTGACTCCGAACTCCTTATCGGAGACATATATCTCTCTGCTTCAGTTCCCACGGTCACCTGCAATCTTACCCACATCCCAAGGGATGTCTTCTCAGGGAATGTTCCTCGTGTGTATCCTCGGTTTCCAAAGCAATGTGGAGGCTCAGCTTCACATTGATTGGTGTTCCAGAAACCTACATACGCTTCTCCCGGTCCCTACTTGCAGAGCTACAGCTTCCCTATACCACCTCAAAGCACCCGCGCCTCGGCCGCCGGCGACAACCCTTCCCACTCCCCAGGAGCCACTCGTTGCCCCCCAAAGACCACGTCTCCCTACAAAGACTCCAATGGCAGTGATCGACAGTGCTTCGGGTTTGGTGAGTGTTTTAGCTTCTGTTGTTCTTTTACCATGGAAGAATATAGCAGTTCTCCGTCAGGTGTGCAGTCAGATGACACAGCGTTTGTTCTGCTTCCTTTATCAGCAGAACAATTTATGTGGTGCAATAAATATTGAACTGTGCATTTTGCTGAAAATTATGGTTAATATAATTCGGACTTCCATACAAACATAGTTTACTGTTGTAACACTGAAAGAACATAGCAAAATTAGTTCTTAGTATGCATTGTTTTCAATTCAAGCTCATGCCAAGCCAGCCATCAATAAATGTTTGAGCTCAATTAACATCATTATTGAGATGATGAATGTTTTTATACCAATCAAAGTTTGATAGATCAATCCTAGTCAATCAGATCCCACCAACATAGACTAATGATATTTACCATGACACATCTGTATTATtagatcctaacaaaaatattcTTTGAATTAAGTCTATGATCTCTCCGAGTGtaagctctttttttttttcacgtcTACGTCGGGCGACAAAAGAGTCTTGTTAGACATACTCCTGACATAAATCTCGAAGAAACTTTAGGCATTACGATCAAGTGCCGAAGTCATCCTCTACCTCGAGAAAACTTCCCCTCCCTCTTTAAAGTCAGCTTGTTCATGTGAAACTTAACCCAATGGGCGGAGGATCAAAATTGATATTAACAATGATTATGCTTTGTTATCAGAAAAGTTAAAATCTGAGTAGGACATGAGCATACTATTGTGCCTGAGGAATCTCATAGTGATGCTTTAGACTACTCAAGGCTTCTCACTCAACCTCAGCAAAAAAAGATATCCATGATAAAGTATGGGGTCTAAGTTTCGTGGATCTCAAGACCTTGAGATCAAATTCAGTAGTTTCACTGTGTTGAAGGTTAGATCAGTGTAAGCCAGCGAGCCCTCAAGTCTCAAAGTAATTACTCTTATTATGTAATTGATCATAAATACATCACAAATAAGAATATTATGTAATCGATTAATATGATTTAATTTCAGGTACAGATAGCTAACATATAATTTATGgataaattttatgaattccatAGATATAGTATTTATCTTTCCCAGATACAAACCATGCCAACAGTTTCCCATACTACCCATGTTCTTGTCCTACACTCCAATGAAATGGTCAATTGGCATTTCTCATACCGATCTGGCAATGGAGCTCTCTAATGGATGATGCACTTCTACAAGTGCATTTGTATCTCATTGTGTCAATCAAGGCTCGGGCAATTAGTCATGGTCAAGATGAACAAGAAAACTCTTGGAATCAGAGAAAAGAAGAGTTTGATCATACGTAAGTACGGGAAAGATCAAGCAAAGCTTTCAGTACATCGATCAAAGACTCCGAAATGAGCACTACTAATGTGGTGAACAGGCGTGGATGGAATCACATCAGCAAGCTTCTGATGAAGGCGGCCTGAGCGCTATTTAGGTCAGCTGAGTCGAGCAGTTCCGACAGCCTCTCACTCAAGTCATCAACCTCTCGATGCAATCTCCTGATGTGGCTGCAAGTCTCCTGCAACACCTTGGCTGCTGACACCTGCACCCATGAACGCGAAACTTTAAACACCACCTAAACCAACAGTACTAATTAGGCACATTGTCTCACACCATACCCTATCGTTGCCTCCGCGACGTGCTTCAGGAAGAACAGCTTGGAGTTTCGAGATCAGCTCGTTGATCTGTTCGTCGGTGATCCTTGTCGAGCCCGACTGCCTCGATCGAGATCTCCTGCTGGACATCCTTTGGTGTTGGTGACGGTCGAGTGGTTCGAGCAATGTGTTTGCAGATGGAAGAGGTCGGAGCTCTAAGGTTTTACTTCCGGAGAGAGGATGGTCAGTCGAGTTTGAGGATGATAGAGTGTGAGCTGACGGATGAAAAGACAATGAGAAGAGGAGGTGAAGAGGGATGCGATCAGGAGTGaggaaaaggaggagagagagagagagaggtaaataGGGCACAAGGGAGAGACACAGAAGGTGGTGATGAGAAAACAAGTGCATGGAGAAAGATAATTGCCGTATTTAAACATTGATGTgagagagagggaaagagagagagagagagagagagagactgtgtgTGCATGCAAGTGGGACTTGCGGCGAAGAAGCAGCCAACGACACAGGGGTTGTGTCAGGGGGAACCACGCAGGCCACGTTACATCCAACTTAAATATTAGATTCACTGCTTGTGGATCTACGAATCACACCCCTTGAGGTGAAGCAAGCAAAAAGATGTTTGGAGTTTCTGAAGTCATGCTTACTCATGCTTGCTTCTACCATATCTGACCATTACAAACAAACTCGTAACTAGTTGCCTCTGAAGGAATGTTACACAAGGTGTGGTGGCAAACGAGAGCTACAATATCCCACAGGTTGCCTTTCACATGCAAGAGGAGATGATGAGCTTTGCATGATAACGATAGAGGCTACTCGATCATGGAACTTGGACTACTACTGAGTCTATAAGCATTCCGTGGTTTAATTGAACTAGTGCTGGGCTAAACCAACTGTTAGAGAGGTTTGAGAATGAGAACAGTATGCGCTGCTTTAGATTTCGTAGATTAGAGCTGCTGACTGTGGAAGTGGAATCGACCAAGTACAGATTATTTTGCTGAGCTTTCTGTTTGCTGCAGCGTGCATCATGGGGCACATGAGCTTCAGCCCGATTGATGGAGAGGTCCTTACAGAAGTCATCAGGAATCATTGTTTCTTTAATCGACGGATCATGTGGACGCAGGTCGATGCAATTATACAAGTACCTTATTTTAGCCTAAGAAACATCCacatcgagttttcaataaggaAGCAGGTGAAATCAGTAAACTTTTATTATCTCGCAAGGTACACAGATTCTCTCTAACACGACTTGAATCCAAGCTGGAAAATATTAATGGATTAGCAAAGTCCAGGCAGGTTTCCTAGGGACCCAAGTTCAGCTCAAGCAATGATGAGATACAGTGTCGGAAACAATGACAAGCTCGTGGGGACTAATGACAGCAAAAAAGGTCTACAAAAGCAATTATACAACCCAAATAGGTTGATTTTAACCAGTTGATTTCAGTGCGCGCATTGCATGCTGAGACTACCGGTACAGATGCAAGCATTTAGGGTCGTATCTCTGAcactatttcattcatgcattatacaaGAGAAACCAAAGTTAGTAGCTAACTGTTCCCAAGCAAAGAGCTGTTACACAGCTCAAGTATGATCTGGAACATTTCAAATGCATGTATCGGTTTGGTTGGGAGCCGACATTGTCAGCTGTTTTCTATCCCTATGAACCTATAAAGCACCGGGATAAGGCAATTTGATGGCCATGGCACCAAGGCAATCATCTTGCCCATCATTGGGGCTATCAATTAAGAGCAGAAGCTTCTCCTCAAAGATGAGATTACCGATGGTTGCTTAATTTATGGCCACTGTTAGTCACACAAGGGGTTGTTGCTGACAACAAGAGTATGTCAATTATACATTGTGATATCATGCTACATAAGGATATTATCACGAGCTTTCAGCCAAGTATTACACCCCCAAAAGAACCGGGGAAGCACAACTTGCTGATGACGAATCTAACTCTTTATTTTGAAGCAAAAAATCTTGAGCCACAAAGATGGGAGGCACGCAATCAAAATGCCAAGAGACTAATTTCACAGTTGGGTGCTCTGGAATCATGTGACACGGAGGAGATCAAGTGGTGTTTCTTTAGAGCACCATGTTGTTTTGACACTTCAACCAAACCTAACTAGATGGCCAAAGCTCTTGTGGGGGAATATGAGCCACTGAAAATTACAAAAccaggcatatatatatatataattttttaggtAACCACAAGCCTTCTAGTTCATCTGACCTCTAATCTCTTCCAGACTCCTTGAAGAATACACACATCACAAGCAAGATCATTCCAGATATGAGTGACCAAGCCTAATATATCTTCCTTTCTGCACTACAACCTTTTTACACTGGTCACTTACACGAAAAACCGTGCAGAACATTCAGGAAGCAAACGGCCACACATTTAGGGTCGTAATTAACACTTGATTTACCAAGTTGCGGCTGTGTTCCACCATGCATTAACTCTTGATTCCATTAAAATCTTAACAATAGAGCAATCATcgttagtttttcttttttaaatccaTTACTGCAAATAAAAAAGCTCTTGATATATATATCAACCAGTGAGTTTGCCCTGTCAGATACTTTAGTCATCTACACATACCTCTGGCCCATTTACGGGAGGCATTTCATTCTctgcaaattagacaaagaagaaCAATAATCAAATGAAAGATTCTTTAGGTTTAGTCAACACCCAAATATTTTTCACCCACCTGTCTTTCAACTTCGATTAAAGATTCAGAAAGTCTTCTCTTGAGGTTTTCCTTTTCCCATTCACAATTCTCTACCCTGGTATCTAGAAGATAGAGATAAAACAATAATACCAGAAAATTAGacagaaataataaaagaaaataaacagtGTAATTTCACATGGAGAATAAGCTGATCCAGTATAAGCTAAAATTCCTAACTAAACTACTGCAACCACTTGATTTCAACATCTAATCACATAACCACAAGAATAGGATTGTAAGTCCTGGACATGTAAGGAGGTGCTGCAAATGAGATTACACCTGAAATGACAGTAACATGCAACCAGTTGAAGAGGAATCTGTTgcaaaaaaaaagtatattttttGCAAATATAGAGAGATTTCCTTTTCACCATATAAAGGACAGTTGATCAGAGAGTTTGTGGTAACTCTTTTACAAAGGAACAGAAACCTATGAAAAATTGAGTTAAAACTAGGAAGACAACAACCAAAATGGTTAGACGTGTTTGTTCCAACTTTAAGCATGAACTTTAAAATTCAGTTTTAGTGATGTTAGAACATATAATCAACAAACAACAGGCAATCAACAAACAGGATAATTTCATAAAATAGATATCAACCAATGTCAAACAGGTGATCATGGTATTCTAATGCTTATGGAACTGACTGATCAAGATCCAAGTCCATGCCAATCATCAATTTCTAAAGAAAGCCAGTAAACTACAGAATGCAGTTCAAGTACATAGCCTCAGGACAAGAGGCTACTCTTATTTtgccaaagaaaaaaaatgaaactcagaaaaaatattaaaagaaccaACAGATGATATGATCAAGCATACTTTAATGTGATACTATCAAAAAGCGGAAACCGGTTCATCAGAATTCTATCGTTCATTCCTTTAACAACATTGAGATATATGTGCTTCTGAACAATGTGAGGTAGAAAAATTGATCATCCTCACCATAATAATAAGTTGAGAAGATGGTGATGCGCTCCGTAGGCTGCAAAAGCAAGAATGACTTCAGTACACAAACAGGAAAAATAGAAACAACACTAAGTAGTACATAAGAAAGCCATAGTTATAATGTAAAACTGGTGACCGGACATGCAGCTCCAGCTATTTGGTGCTTTTTACGTACCATGTTCAGCATGCCTGCACTTACCACACAACTACAGGATTTTCATCAAAGAAAACATAGCAGAAGAATCTAGGAGTCACAAATAGAGGTAAGCATATATTTGGTTCAGTCAATGATGTGCCTACAAATAGTGAGTACATGTACAACAGCAATGAATAGACAGGGTTGAGGGGTAAGGTTGGTCGTTTGAACAATGTTTAGTAGAGAAAAGGTTGCGATTGGCCAGATACTTGGATTACCGAGTGGTTAACTCGGAAAACTTACCATGACAAAGATCCCTTCACGTCGAGTAGGAAGCTCTTCCAGTTTTTTTAATGTATCATCACCTTTAGTCACCCTTCCGAAAATGGCATACTACATTATTGCATGTCAGAAAAATGTCAGTGTAGGAAGAACTTTTCAGTTTGAAATTCAGATATATAAGCAACCAACAAGCATGCAATACCTGGCCATCAAGGTGAGGTGCATCGcctaaaagaatagaaaaagaagatgaagcacTATCTGGATCAGAGTACCTAGAGGAAAGGAAGACTTAAAACTCAGCAAAAGGCTCATATGCAAGGGCAGAAAAGCTTCCATTTACATATTTCAGAATAAAGCAGTCTATTCAAAGTTAATAACCACTTGCATCATCGTTACCATTTATAAGACCTAATAGATATTTTCACAGGGAGGTTTCAGACACTTTCTAGAATATAGTCTTCTAGTGCAGTTGAACAGAATTTAAATTACTGTTCTTATGCATATTCTATCTTGCTAATTGTGAAATTCTCTGTAGAAAATATCTTATCTTATTTGCAGCTTTGACTCTAATAGTCATAGATATAACAGTCCAAGGTACATAACCATGATATAAAGCAATCTAGGGAACCGATCCATTGATAAGGAAGACTACCATAGTGTATGGTTATAGGCTGAAAAAACATTACTTTGATTTGACAAACTGACATGAAAATTTTGGATATCTACCAGATCCAACGCAAATATTTTGATGCTAATTGATGACTAGTAAAACTTAAGATCATCCCCTTTGGACTCATAGTAATAGCAAAATTGGTATTCATCCT of Musa acuminata AAA Group cultivar baxijiao chromosome BXJ2-3, Cavendish_Baxijiao_AAA, whole genome shotgun sequence contains these proteins:
- the LOC135607987 gene encoding transcription factor ILI6-like — protein: MSSRRSRSRQSGSTRITDEQINELISKLQAVLPEARRGGNDRVSAAKVLQETCSHIRRLHREVDDLSERLSELLDSADLNSAQAAFIRSLLM